ACGGGGATGCCGGTATAAGTTCCGAGGTTCAGCAAATATATTAGCTTCGAAGTTAAAAAAGCAGTGGAATCGTCGCAAAATCAAATCTTATGCAGCATGAAGACTCTGATAGACAGCAATTTCAAGAAGTTTCAAACGTCTGTAGAAACAACACAGAAGGAACTCTCGTCATCGCAGTTAGCGAAAATAGAGGAGAACATTTTTGGCAGTTATACGTTTAAACGTCATGGAAACGAAGCGCAGTACCGGGGAAACGCACAGGTCATCACTAAGCTGATGGAAGCAGACGCCAGTTTGGACAGCGCCAACCTTAGTGTTGAAAACATAAACATCGCCCGGACAAAGATTGGTGAAGGTATTGAACTTTTGAATGAGAGacagaaattgataaaaatagcTGATTCTAGTCCTTTATGGTGGAAGGTAGTAGCTGAATACCAAGCTAATCCCATCGCTGACGATTCCGAGgatgaaaaaagaataaacaagGCGCAAAATAAAGCAGAGAAAAAGGACAAAAAACAAAAGGCACACCGAAGACCAACAAACGACTATTCAAGGCCACACCCAtacaagaaagacaactctagGTCACCTACGGTCAAGCCAGGGACGCGCTATCGATGCGGGTTTAAAGGCCACTGGGCGAGAGACTGTAGAAGGAAACTCAACGATTCAGCAGAGATAagtattgttacatgtaatacattcaGAAATTCAGATAACAAGACAGTTTCAGAACAAAACTACTCGAATTCATGCCTGTCGACGTCGGATGGGTGCATTACTAACAAGGTAAGCCCTATCGAGCATTTGAACAGCTGTTTATCAAGGTGGGTTGAAACAGGTGTTGACATTTACATTAAAGATATAATTTCTCATGGATATAAAATTCCTGTTCAAACAATTCCAGAAAGTGTCGACTTGAAAAACAATAGATCCTCATTAGAAAATGTAGAATTTGTTTCGTCAGAAATCGAGTCTTGGTTggcaaaaaattgcatttcaGAGGTGAGTACTAAGCCAAGTGTGGTCAATCCGCTTACTGTTGCATATAACAGATCAGGTAAGCCTTGGTAAGTCCTAGACTGTAGACATGTGAATTTTCATTTGCATAAATATAGTTATAGATATGAGGACGCTGAAGTAGCGAGAGATGTGTTTGATATCggtgattttgttttcatttgatcTTAAGTCAGCAAACCATCATATTTCTATATTCGCAGAACACAGGCAGTATCTGGGCTTTAGCTGGAATATCAATGGTCGGCAAAAGTACTATGTATTCAATGTTCTGCCTTTTGGTTTATCTACAGCTggttacattttttcaaaagtcaCTAGGCATTTTGTAAGTACATGAGGTATTGTCATGTATTTGGATGACGGTTTGGGAGGCATTTCTTCACAGTTGGACGCTTTTAGAGTCAGTTGTTTTGTCAGGGATGAGTTACAAAAGTTTGGATTTTTGTTAGCTCATGAGAAATGTCAGAGGTTTCCGTCTCAAAACGTGAATTGGTTGGGTTTAGAATGGGATTTTCAGAATGGTTTTGTCAGGGTGTCTCGGGAGAGGATAAGTAAGACAATGTCTTtagtaaatgatattttgatCAAATCAAAGCGTTCAAATATGTTTAGTGTTTGAGGTATTGCATGTCTGACGGGACAGATCATTAGTATGAAAGCTGTTTTTGGAAATGCAGTCCGGATTATAactagatttttatttttgtgtagAGACGAGGGCTAGTTGGAATAGCAAAGTATTGTTGTCAGAAAATGCAATTCAGGAAACTTTGTTTTGGTCAGAAAGCATAAAGTCACTGCATCAGATGTAAGTTATGGGGGTTATATTAACCCAACAGTTCAGCGTTCAGACAAGAGCTCCTCACAGCAGGGTGAGGATATAGTCCTACAGAAGGACATATTTACTGTGTCTGGTTCTTGGAGCCAGAAGGAATGCAATAAGAGTTCTACT
This portion of the Magallana gigas chromosome 7, xbMagGiga1.1, whole genome shotgun sequence genome encodes:
- the LOC117684306 gene encoding uncharacterized protein, yielding MKTLIDSNFKKFQTSVETTQKELSSSQLAKIEENIFGSYTFKRHGNEAQYRGNAQVITKLMEADASLDSANLSVENINIARTKIGEGIELLNERQKLIKIADSSPLWWKVVAEYQANPIADDSEDEKRINKAQNKAEKKDKKQKAHRRPTNDYSRPHPYKKDNSRSPTVKPGTRYRCGFKGHWARDCRRKLNDSAEISIVTCNTFRNSDNKTVSEQNYSNSCLSTSDGCITNKVSPIEHLNSCLSRWVETGVDIYIKDIISHGYKIPVQTIPESVDLKNNRSSLENVEFVSSEIESWLAKNCISEVSTKPSVVNPLTVAYNRSGKPW